AAACTCTGTTCACAGTTCTTCAGGCGGTATCATTGGCATTTTAAGGACTCAATCGTAGAGGATACATCTCGAGTTTGGTCAATGAATCGAAAGGATTGGTTGGTCACTGTCTAGTGACATGGCCGTCATCAGCGCGCGCTTTGGAAGGGGTGGGAATAGACCCAAGCTGCATGGCGACTAGTGCCGCCGTACGATAGAACATCGACGTGGATGTAATGCCTGAATGTTTAATTGAGTGGCCTCGACAGATAGTGGCATGGTCAGAACCGCAGTTGCAGTAAAGGTGGCTGTAGGTTGTGGCTCCTATTCATGGCCGCCAATTGCTCAGCATCTACAACCGAGATAGAGTTAGACTGAATAACGCCCAATGCTTGCAGCACAATACGTATCTGAATTATACTAACTTGATTCTGGCAAGACTGTTGGCGATGCAGTTCACGATGTAATTGGTAACTGAATGCAGTTACTCCCTCTGGCTCTCGGCCAAGTCCTCTCATACGAGGAAACCTCAGTGGGGGTACACACAAAATTGTAGACTACggccaaagaagaggaacCAACGACCAACTTACAATGTCATTATTTAATTTGGATAAAGCCAGCCCGCAAGGGTATTTTATCCGATGCAACGGGACACAATCGACAACCAACGGCTAATAGTGTGACACGCTTAGTGCACGCATACCGGTGCTGCCTGTATCCCCAAAGCCCTCTTATTTTCTGTCACCGGAGCACCTCAATTTTACTCTATCAACTATCACCCTTCATTTAACCTCttattctctcttccccACTGCCAACTCTTTTCCAGAGGTCACTTCTCCCAAGTCCTTCAAAGCACGGGAAATATAGTCGTCAACCTTACCATAGCGCACGCTAAGCACATTCCGCAATGAAGCCTGTTTCCCTCCTCGTTCCTTTGTTGGTTGACATAGCGACGTGTGCAGCCGCCCACATTCCCAACATTGAGCATGATACACCCGCCAATGTCCCTCATGCTCGGCAGGAGGCAACTCAGACCAATCCCGGCACCATTCTCTCTCCGGTACCGTCCATGCCAGGTTTGTGGTGAGCAAGCCCCTCGTGTTCTTCCCACTGTGCTTATGACAAAACTTCCGCTACGTATCTAGCCTTGCTTGATGTTAACACGGAATTTCAATGTTTAGTCTGTTTCCCTGCCCACCAGCTGGGACATGTGCCTGTACCTACCATCTTCCCGAGCAGAGGTGTACGGAAACGGGCTGTGAGATAGTTGGGCCCGAGTACTTGAGAACATAGGGTTCGATATTCTGTAGGAGGAGGAAGGTTTGGGGAGGTGCCAGTAAATTTATAggaatattaagtttatttgtTAGGAGAATGATTATTTATGCTAGTGAatggcaaaagcaaaaaaaaggcatGAGAATAGTTCTTACCCTACTGTTACGACCCGACTCTTATGgtcgcaacaatgggcctacagggtaggcgcGGTcggattaactataatccgATGAACCAATCAGAAATGGATCGAGAACTCATTCATTGATCCAGCTCAAGATCGATAAGCATTATATCAATCCCTAGAAGGATCGATagttattcttttaattctgTCTAGACCAActgaatatataagtttacttcttatgcttatttaaataacttaaatagccagttgttaatacagttttatatctatagattaaaaagcactagtaattattattataatatcgTTGcctaataggttttttaacctatccgctaacataaacctaaagaatttattttaggtttatcccttaggaatctaccttatattaactatctagtatatGGTTTATTATAtgttaataacttttatttagacggttactagacctatgggcaataataaaaaatatagcaggcaacggttaataaaaaactacttttataGATAAggaaacttataaataatatctattGCTTACTATAGAATAAGCAGCAATTAATCTACtccttatataaattaaaaaactagaagattaattaaagaataaaaaaaaagaaaaagaagaaattattaggcttaaataacctaatgactttaataaaaatactttaaaaataaataaattctttattaaactagatatttattttagctactttttaattaatttaagagaTAATAAAGACTAAGTCCTTTTTACAGCTAACTGCTTTATAGAAACTGctgttaaataatttaagcctattttaataaactataatgctataaaggaagaacccactaaaataaaaatttaaataagtaagatttttaataattataaaacctttaaagattaattaaaaaaatcctttagaattataaataaagaacagaaagcagaaagagaacttaagtttttataataaaaaggggctttatttaagtatactattacctttttatgcctgcttactaaagttaactaaactaaagaaataaagaaagaagtctattataatagcattaaatctaaagttaaagataagttatttaaggaaaattaaagtaaaattaaatttattaaatatatttaaaaggctattaatattaataattgtaactttaaaagaaattaaaaatataaactaaagaaatatagctattaattaaccttttagcagaaattttaatattatataaattaaggcAAGAAATAggaagaatatattataaaagataataaaacctaactAGGATAAATAGAccttaatactattaaagcaattaaatttaaaggaaaatgctatttcTATAGTAAGCTAGGCTATAAAGAAGTATACTGTTACTTTaagaagaagtaaaaaggaaatggaaaaagccctgagtaaaataataaagttaataaagcctaaataaatactattactaaATTACCTTATGCTAGCTTTAGCTAGactgcctgttataataatatatactttatatatagaagtaataaagataaattaaaatactacttaaagaaattaaataaagcaaaaccttaaaaagaagttaaaattaatattttaatttcttataaactgcttaataataaaaatttagaCTTTAATGTagaattaatctataaatactgtagatttactaatactacttataagtataatagaaaataagctataatttaaaaggaaaactataattataataattgctatttataaaaccctaactataaatactaaagatgcCTAGACTGTGGATCTAGGgaaggatattaatataattataaagataaATAGCAATGaaatatagaagctatatataaactttttgaggaagaagatagaCTAGCTAAGGAGcaccttaaagaataaggaAAAGCATAATCCATAAGGGAATAAGAACTCTTAGATGAAGAAGCTACCTTTGGAaatgtatataataataacggCGATGGATGTTATTAATGCAGTTCCTAGAAACTATAACATAATGAAACctgcctaaagtttaatggaaaaatatataaatgcctatgatgttatttatagaatataaactactgTTGTAAGAAACTACAGAGGTTAAATAAATCAgtctctttttatatatattaatgtaacctttattacttttaggaCCCTGATTATGACTGTAAAGGATGtaatatctataatttaatagataaataatataactgtatatatatcttaggaatataggcagaagaagaagaaaaataaaaagaaagataataatattttaaggaatatctattataaaagataagcttaaaataagcataagaataaataaaggctactAAACTAGACCTTAAAGATGCCTATATCTgcgttttaatttataatattcttaatgcttttaataaaaattatagaaaacaCTATTAGAAAgaatgtaataatatatactgctaaatatatatgcttaataaattagtaaattagCAGGGTAAGTaactaaagaaagttaaagtataaaattactttatagattattttttagactataatatataatactgtaaaaaatactataaagagaaacactagttttattaaataacttaaaaacttttataaagaaactataactttaataattactttaataaaggataaggaaataaaaccttaattaaaaaatattactaaataattaaagaataaaataattaaattaaatactaatagtataagaaatattaatttaaaatatagtaaaaaagccctttaaatataattactattaacttaattaaaatatttaaaaagaagctggtaattaataaatatttaaaccagtaattaattaaaatttatataaacagcGGTTTAGATTGTAACTTAATTACTAACAGCCTGGTAGActggcttaaaatactatatattattaaaaagatattattagttatctttagcattataagcataaatataggaataactattacctataaaattaattatctctCTATAATAGTTACTAATtgaactaaagatattaagtttaatatactagacctataaGACTACAATATTCTACTAGAATATCtatagttagaaaaatataactttataattaactagaagataaaaaagataacttaagaagaaaatatctctctaaagttataactaggctaAAAAGGGAgtaaagaaagtaaagatatgcttatagacctataactaaaaccttctgtataattaaagaaaaagaaataaaataaaaagaataaggctaagaaaataaaaatatataaaaaagttagatttaaccttaaaaaattactaatattactataatataacaattaataataaaaagcaaaaattatataaattaataaaattattactaaatattatataaaactagctaaatttaatatagtattagtaaaagtaaaaaaataagctaaagttaataaagataaacctttagctaaaatactataacaatattaaaagtataagaaattatattaataagtatttaaagaaaaactattactttacttaaaataggattataagattattcttaaagatagaactttactaaagctctataaaatctataattttaataaaactaagcttaaaatgcttaaagaatagctataaatgcaattaaataaagaatatattaaaatattaaactcttcAGTAGggtactttattatctttatattaaagaaaaataaaaagctttatttagttattaactattaatagcttaataaaataatagttaaaaataaaatgcctttattattaattactaaaattaaaaaaaggctataaggCATAAACTGGTTTATAGCCCTGGATCTTACAgaagtttataaacttataaaaataaaagaaggatataaataaataactgcttttaaaataaaatataaattatttaaatatttaattatactataaggacttataaatatattagcattattttaaaagagaattaactttattttaaagaatacttaaataactttatagtagcttatattaataatattttaatctttttaaagatattaaaagaatataaggaatatatctataaggtattatagaAACTATAAGACGCTAAACTtcttattaacttaaataaatattaattttatatataataaattaagttccttaaatatattattatactaaaaaaagtttaaataaatttaaataaagttgctgttatttaagattaagaACTTCTAGAAATCTATAagggattataaagtttcttaaGACTcgctaattattattaaagatttatttaagaatACAGTAAAATTGCAAAATCATTAACTAAtgctatttaacttaaggaagaTAAGAAgggtaagaaaaaataaaaaaataggaaATTATcctagattaataaaatgaaattagtattttaagaGCTTAAGGATGCTGTTATAAGCAAacctatatttactatatataacctaaataagcctattaaaatagaaacagatgcttttaactttgcCTTAGAAGGAACCttaggataataaaataaaaaaagaagacttaAACCaatagcttttttctttaaaaaactatatagtctaaAACTaagatactttatttataataaagaatttttaataattattaaagtatttaagaaatagcaatattattgcttaagaaataaatataaaattaaggtctatattaattactaaaatatattttactttataactatataataactttctatataataaacttattattttaagtttttaataaactttaactataagattatttactataaaggaataaaaaatagaagagctaatgctttaagttaaaaagaagaatattttaaagaaattcctgaatttaaagtataaatcctatataagaataattaagggaattataaataaattaaaattaatactttatttattatagaaaaatataatcctatccttaataaaattaaaaattaaattaaagattagtaattaaaatagttCCTTAAggaaataattataattaataaactcttaAGATAGAGTAAATAAATCTAAGTACtagaagaattataaataaaagcaatacaggatgtttattatagtataattatagcagtatattaaggtatataaattacttataactatatattatgctactactgctttaaaggatttaaataaaaagttaaagaagttattaagaaatgtaatatatataagaaaataaaagataaataatattagctatataggaaattataactaattttaattcttaaataaaattagcataCTATTacatttaactatattattaatttattaaggttAAAAGAActgttaattaatataatttataacagcatctttatagtagtaaataagctctttaagcaagtttattttttactatataagaaatcCTATACTGCAAAAGATTtagtatacttttatatataatatatctttatagaatatagatTACTAGtggaaattatattaaataaagggaatacctttgcttttaaattttagcaagaacttatggctaaacttaaaacttattataagctgAGCACtgtatattacttatagatagATGGCCAGAcggaaagaataaattagGTTATtgaagtatatttataatgctatattaaccttatataagataacTGAGTAGAAAAACTTCCTGCGGCATAAAACTAGTATAATAGCTTTGTTTTAGATTCTATAGaagttatactattttatgctaattatagatttatactggaagcctatagactatCTTGCAATGGtctaaatatagaaaatgcttaaattttagctgaagatataatttaattataagaagaacttaaggaataacttaagtttatttaaaattatataaagcaataagctaactgtataaagattaaaggaCTAACCCTTTAGGAAGGGGATATAGCCTacttactatagtatttatataataaaaagttattaaatattaaaataaattaactaagtaataaactaaattttagAAAACttagattatttaaaattcTAAAGAAAATCagagaagttaactataagttagacCTACCTGATAATatgaaattaaaaacagctgttttttatattttactactagaaaaagcactagtagataaaaaaacaggcaaattaattataaataaaattattatttaagataaagaaaagaaatataaaattaataaaataacttatatgtaaataaataaagaaataggtaAATGAGAATATCTTATaagataaaaaggatatAACTTATCTAAAGATATATaggtctttaaaaaagaacttaagaggAATGCTTAGGCAATCCTATAGGGATACTATTAGTCTTTAGGGATGGAAATAATAATGGGTCTAGGTTAAATGTagactaattaatattattaacaGCAAGAGACAGGCTGGCAGTAGAATtaggctttaatattatagcctAATAAGCagctgcctttgcctttttataTTCTACTTTTTCCagttcttttaaattattaattctttatgcAACAGCATGCATTAtcttttttagctataattatttctatttttaaagatatttaattttagcaTTAATAATCTTGCGCTGCtctttagccttttttaaagtatccttaagctaaatataaaaaaaagtaattttttacaTTTACATAGGagataaagaataaatattatataaagatctattatcttttatatatttaatatatttaatagaaTTTTCTTtagatatttaatactttaagaaatagtatttttttttatttaaataataaatat
The Trichoderma asperellum chromosome 7, complete sequence DNA segment above includes these coding regions:
- a CDS encoding uncharacterized protein (SECRETED:SignalP(1-19)), which translates into the protein MKPVSLLVPLLVDIATCAAAHIPNIEHDTPANVPHARQEATQTNPGTILSPVPSMPGLCLFPCPPAGTCACTYHLPEQRCTETGCEIVGPEYLRT